The DNA region GCTGCTGGGCGGGCTGCTGGGCGCCCTGGCGCTCTTCGGCATCCTGCGTACCCTGCCCAGCATTCAGGACAGCCGGACAGCCTTCGATACCGTGACCGCTGGTTTCGGTGAGCATTCCGTCATCCAGGCTCCACTCGCCGGGGTCCTCCTGCTGGAAGTACTCGGCGCCGCCGTACTGGTGGCGGTATTCCTGGGCAGCACGGCGCGGAACAACGTGAACAAAGCCGCCGCACCGGTTGCCGTGGGCCTCGCGTTTGCGGTGCTGCTGCAGCTGGGCCAGTCGGTGGGCAATGCCCCGTTCAATCCTGCCCGTGCCACTGCGTCTGCCTTGTTCAGCTCGAGCTGGTCACTGGAGCAGCTGTGGGTGTTCTGGGTGGCTCCGGTGGTGGGTGCAGCCATTGCCGGCCTGGTCTTCCGCGGATTTGCCGAAACTCCGGGCCCTGTCGCCGTCACCGAAGACTTTGCCGATGGGGGCGCTGACGAGGAGTCCGACGACGATGATGATACCTCCGTGCCTGCGGCCGGTCCTGACGGCAGCGCGGCGCCCACGGCCGACCTTCCCGCGGATGCGCCGGACGCCGACCGCAAGGGTGGCCGCAACGAGGCGCAGGATTTCTTCGACGGAAAGCGCAACTGAGACTGCCTGCTGCGGCGGTTGCCCAAACTGTCAGTGGCTGCCGATAGCGTAGGAATATGCGGTTATTGCACACATCGGACTGGCATCTGGGCCGGTCGTTCCACGGCGTCGGGATGTTGGACGCGCAGCGGTCATTCGTTGACCAGCTCGTCGGCTCTATCTCCGAGCACGCCATTGATGTGGTCCTGATCGCCGGCGACGTCTACGACCGTGCGCTGCCGGGCGTGGACGTGGTCGGTCTGCTGGACGATGCCCTGGTCCGACTGACCGCCGCGGGTGCCAAAGTGGTGCTGACCAGCGGCAACCACGACTCCGCCATCAGGCTGGGCTTTGCCTCCCGCCTCCTGGAGCGGGGCGGTGTGCTTCTGCGCACCAGACTGGCTGACCTGGACCAGCCGCTGCTGCTGCCACTGGAGGAATCCCCATCGGGTGATGCCGTTCCCGGTGCCGTTCTGGCCATCTACGGCATTCCCTGGCTTGAACCCCGGCTGGTGGCAGAACAGCTGGGTGTGGACACAGCCAGCCACTTCGACGTCACGCGGGCAGCCACGGATCTCATCCGTGCGGACCTGCAGCGGCGCGCCGTCCATGGCGCCGTCCATTCCGTGGTCCTGGCCCACACCTTTGCGAGCGGCGGCATCAGCTCCGACAGCGAACGGGACCTCAGCATCGGGGGAGTGGGGGCAGTGCCGCTCGATCTGTTCGACGGCTTTAGCTACACCGCGCTGGGCCATCTTCACGGCCGGCAGTCCCTGTCACCCCAAGTGCGGTATTCCGGTTCTCCGCTGGCGTATTCCTTTTCCGAAGCCAAGCACCAGAAAGGCAGCTGGCTTATCGACGTCGGCCCGGACGGGGTCACCCAGGTGGCCGAACTCCTCTGGGAAGCACCCCGGAAACTGGCAGTGCTGCGTGGAAATATCGCAGAGCTGCTGGAATCAAGCGACTACGCCTGGGCGGAGGACGCCTACTGCCAGGTCACGCTGACTGATGCCCAGCGGCCGGCCCAGGCCATGGAACGCCTGCGGGCCCGTTTCCCGGATACCTTGGTCCTCGGGTTCGATCCGCAGGGCGGGGCTGTGAAGGCTGCATCGAGTTACAGCAGCAGGCTGGCCGAAGCCGAGGATGACCTGTCCGTGTGCTGCGGATTCCTGGAACACGTTCGCGGGCGGGAGCCTGATGGTTCGGAACGGGCGGCCCTGGCCGCGGCCCTGGAGAACGTCCGCCTCCAGGAGGCGTCACTATGAGGATCCACCGGCTGAAGATCACCGCTTTCGGACCTTTCGCGAGTACGCAGGAAATCGACTTCGACAGACTCAGCGCCCATGGCCTCTTCCTTCTCAACGGGCCCACCGGCGCCGGCAAGACCAGCGTGCTGGATGCCATCTGCTACGCACTCTACGGCTCCGTTCCCGGTGCGCGCCAGGACGGCAAACGGCTTCGCAGCGATCATGCGGAGCCCGGCCTTGAGCCCGCTGTCAGCTGCGAGTTTTCGGCTCAGGGACGTCACTTCGAAGTCACGCGTTCTCCTGCCTGGGAGAAACCCAGTGCCCGGGGCAAGAATGGTTTCACCACACAGCAGGCCAAGACCCTCCTCCGGGAACGGGTGGCCGGGGACTGGATCGAAAAATCCGGCCGCAACGATGAGGCCGGCGCGGAGATCACCGGCCTCCTGGGTATGGACCGGGAGCAATTCACCCGGGTGGTGATGCTGCCGCAGGGTGATTTTGCGGCCTTCCTCCGGTCCAAGGCAACGGACCGTCTGGAGCTGTTGCAGAAACTTTTCGGTACTCAGCGCTTTGAAGCAGTGGAACAGGAGTTGGCACTCCTGGCCCAGGCGGCCAGGAATGATGTATCACGGCTCAACAGGCAACTGGAGCTGCTGGCAGCCAGGGCCGAGGCCGAGGCATCAGCTCTGGGCCTCGACGAATCAGGGGCACCGCCCCTGGATGACGCTCTCAGCCGGATCGGGTGGCTGCAAGCAGCTGTGAGCGGCCGCGCCGCGGAACTGGCCGGCAGTGCAGATACGGCATCGGCCCTGAGCCTGGCCCGTACACGGCAGCTCCAGAGCGAGATGGCGCGGACGGACCGGCACCGACGGCTGGCGGCCGCCACGACGAGGAAGGCCGCGGCCGAAGCGGCGGCCCCCGTCCTCGAAGCACACGGAGCCCGTCTTGCACGGCACCGCCAGGCGGAAGTGCTGGGCGGGCAGCTGCGCGCTGTGGAAAATAGTGATGCCCAGCTGCGCACTGCACACGAAGCCATGGAATCGGCCTACACCCTGCTGCGGATGGCGGCGGAGGAGGACTCCGAACTGGGCCAGCTGGATGTAGACCTGGACGCCGCCTCTGAACTGAACCGTCTCCGGTCACTGCTGGCCGTCGTTGAAGCGAGGCTGCCGGACGAAGAGCGGCTCCACTCGCTGTCCGCCCGACGCGTCACCCTTGGTAAAAAGCAGGAAGAACTCGCGAAGAGCGACATTGAACTTGCTGACCGCCTCAGTGCCCTGCATGCGGAGCGTGATGCCCTTTGCGACGCCCTGGCGCCACTGGCGGAGCTGGCAACGGCCGCTGTCCTGCACACCAAGGAAGCCGCCGCAGCCGATGAGCTGCTGGACGTTGTCCGTCGCCACCAATCAGCCATGACAACACTGGAACTGGCCCGGAAACGCCATGAGGTGTCCCGCGAGGAGCATCTGGACAGCAAGCGCCACTGGCTTGACCTGCGGGAAGAAAGGCTCGCGAATGCCGCGGCTGAACTTGCCGCGCAGCTGACAGACGGCGGGCGGTGTCCCGTCTGCGGAAGCCAGGAGCACCCGGCTCCGGCCGCGGCAGCTCCTTCAGCCCTGGGACTGGGCCAGGCGGAAAAAGCCGCCCACCAGGCATTCGAAGCCGCAGAGGCACAGCTGGCCAGGCACAGCACGGACCTGGCCGAGGCAAACCAGTTGGTCGCCGTACTGGCCACTCAAGGGGGCGACACTCCGGAGCAGGAAGCGCTCCAGGCCGCCGGCGCTGCCCGCCAGGCCGCCGCACGTTCGGAACAGGCAGCCGAAGAGCTGACCGGAGTACGGTTCCGGCTCGAGGACGTTGAGACCCGCATCGCCGCCGTCGGCTCAGCCAGGACCGCTGCCGAAGCTGAGCTCGCCCAGGTGAAGTCCACGCTCTCTGAGGTACTGGACCAGATTGCCAGCCTGGACGAGTCCCTGTCCGGGCTCCGGGGCGGCCGGCGTAGCCTCGCACAGCGGCTGCGGTCCCTGCAGGAGGCCGCGGGCACGCTCCAGAAGACTGTAGAGGCACAGACACAGCTGGACAAGGCCGGGGCGCGGGCCGCCGAAGCGCGGAAACAGCTGGACGCGGCCCTGCCTGAGGCCGGCTTCGAAACGGCGGAGGACGCCCGGGCCCAGCTGCTGGGAACGGCCGAAGCGGCCTCCCTTGAGGCCAAGATCCGGGCAGGCCACGATGAGCAGGCCCGTGTTGCGGAACTCTTCACTTCCGAAGAGCTCATACTGGCGCTGGAGGAACAGGCGGCAAACCTTGTTCCAAGTGACATCCGGCTGGCAGAGGTCCGTGCAGATGCCGAACAGGCCGAACAGCACGCCCGCGAGGCGGGGCTGGCGGCGGGCATGGCTGCGCGGTGCCTGGAGACGCTGAGCGCCATCATGCAGGACTACGAGCAACTGGCCGAGTCTGGACGGAGGCCGCGGGAGCGCGCGCAAATGCTCACCGCCTTGGCCGATGCTGTCGGCGGACGGGGAGACAACAACTACCGCATGAGCCTGAACAGCTATGTCCTCGCGGCGCGGCTCGAACAGGTGGCCCTGGCGGCCTCAGAGCGCCTTGTGGCCATGAGCGACGGCCGGTACCTTCTTCAGCACACCGATGCCAGGGCTGCCCGCGGCGCCAAATCCGGGCTGGGCCTGGAAGTGGTGGACCAATGGACAGGGCACCGCCGGGATACGGCGACACTCTCCGGCGGTGAATCCTTCATGGCGTCGCTTTCCCTGGCGCTTGGACTGGCCGACGTTGTTCAGCACGAATCGGGGGGAATCCAGATCGAAACGCTGTTCGTGGATGAAGGTTTCGGAAGCCTGGACGAGCAGTCCCTCGAACAGGTGATGGACGCGCTCGAAGGCCTGCGTGACGGCGGCCGGGTCGTGGGACTGGTCAGCCACGTGGGTGAGATGAAACAGCGCATCGGAGCCCAGCTTCAAGTGGTCAAGGGCCGCAGCGGGTCCACGCTCCACATCTCCGACGCCGTATCACCGCTGTCCTGATCCAGGCGAACAGTCATAGCGCCCGGTCCTCGTCGTCGCGGCCGTCCTCAATGCCCTGGCAGTGCTGGGTGTGGCATCCGCCGTCGTAATCCGCCGGAACCGCGGCTGAGGAACGTGACTTAAGAACAGAACCTGGGCCACCATGGCCGCTAGGCCAGTTGGCGTTCGATCCTGGCCGCGCATTCGGCCAGGGCCGCGCCCACCGTGGCGGGGTCATGTACCGAACGGATATAGACGACGGCGAGCGCAGCAGGCCGTCCGCCCGGAACCCGCACAGGCGCTGCCAGCGATGAAACCCCTGCAATGACCTCATCATGGCTGGAGGAGTACCCTGTCCGGCGCGCTTCTGCGGCTTCGGGCCGGTAGGGGATGCCGGTGGCCAGCAGGTTCCATTCAGCTTCGGTCAGCGCGGACTGGATGGCGATGCCGGGGGCGCCGGCGTTGATCGGATGCCGCGTGCCCGGATGCTGGGCCACTGTGGCCCCGGAATGCCGCGGTTCCACGGTGACCAGGGTGATGCAGTCCTGGTGGTCCCAAACGGTGACGAAGGCCGTCATGTCCAGCGAGTTGGCCAGCTGGGTGAGCTCAGGCAGGGCCGCGGTCTGCAGGTTCCGGGAGACGCCCCGCGCCAGCACGGCGAGCCCCGGTCCGGGCTGCACCCGGCCTGCATCGTCCCGCACCAGCAGTGAATGGTCTTCCAGCGTGCGCAGGATCCGGTACGCCACTGAGCGATGCACGCCCATGGCGTCGGCGAGCTCGGCAATCGTGAGCGGGTTCTGGGCAGCGGCCAGGATTTCAAGGGCGCGGATTCCCCGGGAAAGGGTCTGCGACGGCGAAGCCTGCGTTGGCGCTGCTCCTGCGGGGGCGGCGGCGGTGGGGTTCATGGAGTCCATCCTAGGCGGCTGCGCCATGGCAGCTGGCGGGTCTTGTGTTGTCTCTCACATCCGAGTAGCGTCCTATATACGAATTGATAGTTCAAATATAGAACTACGTCGGGTCGTGAGTCCAGAACTCAAGGTGGCCACGCACCCGAGGTGGAGGATCAACGATGAATTCCAAGCCCCGGAGCCAGGCCGGGCCCGCTGTCGCCAGCCGGACCTCAGCTCCTCGGTCCCACCACTTCCGCGGCAGTCTGGGCAGATTCGCCACGGGTGTGGCGATTGTGACTTTTGACGGCGCCACCAAGCGCCGCGGCATCACCGTCAATTCCTTTACGTCGGTGTCCATGGAACCGCCGCTGGTGCTGGTCAGCATCGCGCGCAACACCAAGGCCCACGACGAACTGGCTGGCCGGCCCTTCACCGTCAACATCCTGGGCGCCGAGCAGCGCCAGCTGGCAATGCACTTTGCCGGCCGGCCCGGTCAGGACCCCGCGTGGGTGGAAGGCGAGACGGCGCCGCGCCTCGCCGGCGTCCTGGCCTACTTCGAGTGCACCCCCTGGGCGGCCTACGACGGCGGAGACCACACCCTGTACCTCGGCGAGGTGGCCGACTTCAACTACCGCAACGGCGATGCCCTGGCCTTCGCCAACAGCGGCTTCACAACCATTCCGGAGAGTCAGCTGGGCATCGAGGACCTTCTGTGATGCCCGTTCCCCGCTCACCGCAGCACCCACCCACATCAGCTCGAGACGACTGGAGAAAACACGATGGGCATCCGTACCGGCCAGCAGTATCTGGACAAGCTAAATTCCATGAAACCCCATGTCATGATCGATGGCGAGATGGTCAGCGAAAATATCGCCGACCATCCGTCGTTTGCCAACGTTGCCCGGACGTACGCCAGGCTCTTCGACATGCAGCACGAGCCCGAGCATGCCGCCGCGCTGACGTATGACTCGCCCACCACGGGGGACAAGGTCAGTGCATCCTTCCTGGTTCCACGCACCAAGGAGGACCTGGCGCACCGCAGGGCAGCGATCCGGACCTGGGCGGAGTACTCCCACGGATTCCTCGGCCGCACCGGAGACTACATGAACAGCGCGCTCACGGCGCTGGCCGCAGCGGAAAAATGGTTTGCGCAGGCGGATCCGATGTTCGGCGAGAACATCCGCCGGTACTACGAACACTGCCGCGAGAATGACCTGCTGGCCACGCACACCCTGATCCCGCCGCAGGCAAACCGCTCAGTGTCCGGCTCGCAGCAGATGGGCGGCCAGCTCTCGGCCCGCGTGGTAGAGGAGCGCGAAGACGGCATCGTGGTCCAGGGCGCCCGCATGCTGGCCACCATCGCCCCCATCGCCGATGAGCTGCTGGTATTCCCGTCCACACTCCTGCGCGGAACGCCGGAGGATGCGCCCTACTCCTATGCGTTCGCGGTGCCGAATGATGCCGACGGTGTGCGCTACCTCTGCAGGACATCGCTGCATCACGGCGGAAGCAGGCACGACGAACCGCTCGCCAGCCGCTTCGAGGAGATGGACGCCGTCGTGGTTTTTGACAACGTCTTTGTCCCGAACGAGCGCATCTTCATGTTGGGCCATCCCGAACTCTGCAACGGCTTCTACTCCGAAACCGGTGCCGGCGCCCTGATGACGCACCAGGTGGTCACACGAACCATCGCCAAGAGCGAGTTCTACCTGGGTCTCGCGTCCGAAATTGCGGATTCGATCGGCATCGACGGATTCCAGCATATCCAGGAGGACCTTGCCGAGCTGATCCAGACCGTTGAGATCGGCAAGGCGCTCATGGCGGCGTCGGAGGCTGAAGCGGCTGTCAATGACGACGGCGTGATGCTGCCCAAGTGGTCAACGCTCAATGCCGCCCGCAACTGGTATCCCAAAGTGGCCCAGCGGTTTCCGCAGATCATCCGGAAATTCTCCGCCTCCGGCCTCATGGCCCTGCCGGGCGAGGCCGATGTGGCCGGCGAGGCACTCCCGGACATTGAGCTGTACCTGCAGGCCAAGACCCTCACGGGCCCCGAACGCGTGCGCCTGTTCAAGTTGGCCTTCGACGCCAGCATCTCATCGTTCTCAGGGCGCCAGGGGTTGTATGAGTACTTCTTCTTCGGCGATCCCGTACGCATGGCCGGTGCCCTGGTGAACTCCTATGACCGCGGGCCTGTCCGCGCCAGGGTCCGGGAGTTCCTTGCCCGCGAGGACTGATAAAGAGCCATTCGCTCTGTCTCCGGAGCCCGTATTTCAAGGGAAATTGAACGAAGATTCCCGATCAGCTGTGTTTTGACTCACATCCCGTAGTACCCTACTTACTAACTGACCGTTCTGTCGGTAATCATGAAGGCGTTTCAACCTGCAGCATGCTGCCTTAAACAATGGAGTTTCAATGACCACACCCTCCGCGGTGGATTCAGTCGCCGGACCCAGCACCCGGAGAGAGGAACGCAAGGTCCTCGCCGGGACGCTCGTGGGCACCACCATCGAATGGTACGACTTCTTTATTTTCGCCCAGCTCACGGCCACGCTGCTGTCGCCCCTGTTCCTGACGCCGCTGCAGGCGTCCAACCCCGGGCTTGCGCAGATCCTCTCATTTGCCCTGATCGGCATCAGCTTCCTCTTCCGCCCCCTCGGCGCCGTGGTGGCCGGCCACCTGGGCGACAGGCTGGGCCGGAAGGCGATGCTGGTGTTCACGCTGGTGATGATGGGTGCGGCGACGGCCCTGATAGGCATGCTTCCCACGTACAACGAAATCGGTGTCTGGGCTCCGATCCTCCTGATCACGCTCCGCGTGGTCCAGGGATTCTCCGCAGGCGGTGAATGGGGCGGTGCGGCACTCATGGCAGTGGAGCACGCACCCCTGAACAAACGCGGCCTGTTCGGCGCCTACCCCCAGATCGGAGTTCCCATTGGGATGATCCTCGCCACCGGACTCCTGTACTTCCTGAACTCGGGCATGTCCAGGGAAGACTTTGGCGCCTGGGGCTGGCGGGTACCGTTCCTGCTGTCCATCGTGCTGATCGTTGTGGGCTACCTGATCCGCAGGGCAGTGGCCGAAAGCCCGGTCTTCAAGGAAATGACCGCCCGCAAGCAAGAAAGCAAGGCGCCCCTGGGCGTACTGATCAGGCACCACAAGAAGTCAGTCCTCTACTCGACCATGATCTTCATCGCCAACAACGCGGCCGGCTACCTCCTGATCGCCTTCTTCATCTCCTATGCCACCAGGTCACTCCAGATGCCGCTGCCGCAGGTCCTGCTCGCCACCACACTGGCCTCCTTCGGCTGGCTGATCTTTACCCTGGCGGGCGGCTGGCTTTCAGACCGGATCGGCCGGGTTAAGACGTTCCTGACCGGCTACGCCATCGTCTTTGTCTGGATGATTCCGATGTTCGCGCTGATCGATACCAAGAACATCTGGCTCTACGGCGTGGCCCTCTTTGTCCTGACCATCGGACTGGGTCTGTCCTACGGCCCAATGTCTGCCATGTACGCGGAGATGTTCCCGGCCAACGTCCGCTACTCGGGCATATCCATCGGCTACGCCTTCGGTGCCATCCTGGGCGGCGCGTTCGCAGCCACCATTGCGGAGTGGCTGCTGCTGAGCACAAAATGGACCGGGTCGATCGGTATCTACATCATGATCCTCTGCGTGATCTCGGCCGTTGGCGTTCTGCTGGCCAAGGAAACCAAGGGCCGCCCCTTGGGCGTCAGCCACCACTAGGGGCGCACGCCGCCTCGGCCACTCATAGGAACGCGGCCGTGAAAACGGCGGGTACGGACCACACAGTCCGTGCCCGCCGCCTTGTGTGTCGCGCCGCTAGGGACTCAGCAGGCTGATGGCGTCCTCGTCCGTCAGCTGCTCGAAGTGGTGGTAAAAGCTGCCCACAGCACGGAATTTTCCGGGCAAATGCAGGCACAGCACCGCATCGCACACCCTCGACACCGACGCTTCCGCCTCCACGGAACCAACCGGTGCAGCGGCTATCACCTGGCCAGCCCCGCCGCCGCGGACGGCCTCGACTGCCGCCCGCATTGTGGCGCCGGTAGCCAGTCCGTCATCAACCAGCAGCACAGTCTTGCCCTTGAGCTCGTGGCTTATGCCGGGATAGCGTTCAACGCGGCGGAGCAGCTCCGCCCGTTCGCGTTGTTCCACTTCTGCCAGCCACTCCGGGCGGACCCCGTGTTCCAGGACCCGGCTCATCAGGGGTTTGTTGAGCAGCCGCACAACCCTGCCCTGGGACCAGGCAAGGGCACCGTAAGCGGTCTCATCGTGGCCGGGGATGCCGAGTTTCCGGACCAGCACGGCTCCAAGCGGCAGATAGAGGGCCTTGGCTGCGGCCGCCGCCACAGGAATGCCGCCGCGTGCAAGCCCGAGGATGATCGCGTCGGGACGTTCCCGGAACTGCGTCAGGACCGCGGCCAGGCGCTCGCCGGCATCCGTGCGGTCTTCAAAACGCGTGTTCATTGGTCCCCCTCCGGCTCGCTCCGCCCCTTCTCCAGCCTACCGTCAGGAGTGGTGCTGCAGGGAAGTCCGGAGCCGGCCCGGGCCGGCCTGAAAGTCATGGCCACCTGAACGTCAGAAGAAGGCAGCGGTGACGGCGCGGGTGATTTCGTGGATCACGCCGGTCCGCTCCGGTACATCGTCCAGGCCATTGCCTTTGGTGTAGACCACCAGCCCACAGCCGGCAGCTCCGCCGGTGAGGATGGCGGCGTCGTGCAATTCCGTGTCGAGCAGACCGTATTTATGGAAGACGGTCACATCGTCCGGGACTGCAGCAGGGATGAGGCTCTCATAGTTGGTGTTCTGCATGTAGGACAGCAGCTCCTGTGTATGTTCCGGGTCCAGGAGCTTTCCCGCGTACAGCTCGGCGAGAACGCGGGCCATGTCAGTGGCGGAGAGGGTGTTCGCCTCCGGGTCGTAGGAGACGCCGATCGATGCCGCGTAGCTCTGGAGGCCGGAATGGCCCACCGCGTCCATGAGCAGGCTCCACGAGTCGTTGTCGCTATCCTGGACCATCTCCCGGATCTGGAAGCCTGACGTAAAGTCGCCCAGCGGGCTGTCAAGGGACGCGGTGCCGGCTTCCACCAGCTGATAGTAGGCGGCGGCGGTCACGATCTTGGCCGTGCTGACCGCCTCGAAAGGTGCCCCAATGCCGTACTGGTGGAGCGCGCCGTCGCTCAGGTCGATGAGGGCCACTCCCACCTGGTATTGCGTGTTGGCGCTGATGATGCCGGCAATCGCGGTATCGAGCTGCTGTCCGATCCGTGGAGAGATCGCCTGGCCAGGGTTGCTGCCGGTTGATCCGATCGGCGGCGGCGCGCCCTGCTGCGGCGGCGCGGTCTGCGACGGCGGCGCCTGGATCATGGCGTAAGCGGCGGCTGCCAGGGCCGCCGCAAGGAGTGCGGCGAAGACCCTCCGGAGACGGGGGCGGCGATGGGAGGGATCGTGCATGAGCCCATCAAAGCAACGCGGGCTAGGCGGGAGCTGGGAAATTACTGTAAGGCATCAGACACCCAGGAAGGCGATGGCACCCTGCTTGAAGGCCCTGCTGGTGATGGCATTGGTGTGGGTGCGCCCGGGCAGCACCAGCTGTTCAGCCATGGATCCCGCCGTGATGGCAAGTTCGGCCAGCTGCGGCATGGTTGCCGCGCGGTCGTCCTGGTCCCCGGCCACCAGGAGCATGGGCATGTGTGGCACGGCTTCAGCAGGATCGTAGGGTTCGTCTTTGATGGCCTCGACAAGCGAAAGCAGGGCGAAAATATTGTTGCTCGGAAGCAGCATGGCCATCTTGAGGAGGCCCGCCGTGGACTCGTCCGCAATCGGCGTGCCGTCGGCGAGGTAGCGCTGTGCCGCCACGAGGTCAAAGGCAGCCAACGGATCCGCGATGTTCGGTCCACCCATGACCAGGCGGTGGACGATCTCCGGCTGGGTGGCGCCGAACTCCCAGGCAAGGCGGGAACCAAGGGAGTAACCCACTATGTCCAGTCCGCTGGAAGGGTCACCGTCATGCAGAGGCTGCACTCCGGCGTCGAACGCTATCTGCAGCAGGTCCGCCCTGATCCGGCTCGGAGAGTAGGAATCCCGGTCTTCCGGGGCGCCGCTGCGGCCGTGGCCGGGCAGGTCCACGGTGATGACGCGCCGGCCCGCCTCAAGCAGCGCCGCCAGCCACCCGGTGTCTTCCCAGTTGAGTTTGCTGGACGAGGAAAAGCCATGCAGCAGGAGCACGGGCCTGAGCCCGGCGTCCGAGGTGGGTTCGTGCACCTCCACATACAGCTGGGGATCCGTCCCTTCCACTGTGTGGGTATGCTGTCCGCCGGTGTGCCTGCCGC from Arthrobacter pascens includes:
- a CDS encoding serine hydrolase; the protein is MHDPSHRRPRLRRVFAALLAAALAAAAYAMIQAPPSQTAPPQQGAPPPIGSTGSNPGQAISPRIGQQLDTAIAGIISANTQYQVGVALIDLSDGALHQYGIGAPFEAVSTAKIVTAAAYYQLVEAGTASLDSPLGDFTSGFQIREMVQDSDNDSWSLLMDAVGHSGLQSYAASIGVSYDPEANTLSATDMARVLAELYAGKLLDPEHTQELLSYMQNTNYESLIPAAVPDDVTVFHKYGLLDTELHDAAILTGGAAGCGLVVYTKGNGLDDVPERTGVIHEITRAVTAAFF
- a CDS encoding alpha/beta fold hydrolase; this encodes MSGRHTGGQHTHTVEGTDPQLYVEVHEPTSDAGLRPVLLLHGFSSSSKLNWEDTGWLAALLEAGRRVITVDLPGHGRSGAPEDRDSYSPSRIRADLLQIAFDAGVQPLHDGDPSSGLDIVGYSLGSRLAWEFGATQPEIVHRLVMGGPNIADPLAAFDLVAAQRYLADGTPIADESTAGLLKMAMLLPSNNIFALLSLVEAIKDEPYDPAEAVPHMPMLLVAGDQDDRAATMPQLAELAITAGSMAEQLVLPGRTHTNAITSRAFKQGAIAFLGV